The Streptomyces sp. NBC_00306 sequence CCAGCCGGTCGTCGGCGTCCTTCAGCCGCTGGGCCGTGAGGTCGACGGCACGGACGGCCTCGGCGGCCGCGGTGAGCAGGCGGACCCGCCGCTCCAGCAGTTCCGCGTGCGCGGCAACACTGGCCTCGCCACCTCGGGCGCGCGCCAACTCCCCTGCCAGCGCTGCCTGTTCGCGGTCGAGCGCCTCGCGGCCCGAGGTCCGTGCCGCAGCTCGGACGCCGGCCTCCTGCTGCGCCGCAAGACGCTCCTGGTGTTCCCGCTCGGCGTGGTCGAGCGCCTCCCGGGCAGCGTGCATCCCGGAGGCCAGGCGGCGGGCCTGCTGATACTCGTGGTCCAACTCTTCGACGAGGGTGCGCAGTTCGGAAACGTCGGGATCGACAGCGGCCGAACCGCCGTCAGTCGCCGCACAGGCGGACGCCGTGTCCTCAGCCCCGCTCGTTCCCTCCCGGGCCGCTTCCCGCGCCGCGGCCAGCGACTCGCGCACCACCGCCAGTTCGCGCTTCGCGTCCGCCTTCGCCTCGTCCGCCCGGGTGCAGCCCTCGTACGCGGACTCCTCCGCCGAGCGGTCCACGTGCCCCTCGCCCGCGCGGGCCGGATCGGGATGGTCCGGCGATCCGCAGACGGCGCAGGGCTCGCCGGGCAGCAGTCCCGCGGCCAGTTCCGCCGCGATGCCCCGCAGCCGGCGTTCCTTGAGGTCGAGCCAGCGCTCCCGCGCGCTGTTGGCGCGCTCGTGTGCCGTTCGCAGGTGTTCCGCGGCGCCTTCGGCACGGGCGGCGAGCCGGTCCCGTTCCAGAGCGGCCTTCAGTCTGCGGCGGGCGGGGTCGAGCCGGCCCGCCAGGTGTTCGGCGGCCGTGGCGGCCTCCTGGGCGGCCGTGATCTGCTCCTGGTGACCGCGGCGCAGCGACTCCCAGCCGGCCAGCCACGCCGCCGCGTCCTGGAGGATGCCGTCGTCCGCCCGGGCCTGGCGGTCGAGGTCCGCCCGCTCTCGTACGATCTCCTCGCTGCGCCGCTCGGCCCTGCGGGCGGCGTCGAGGCCGCCGAGATCCTGGCGCAGTTTCCTTTCCAGCTCGGACAGTTGCTCCGCGCCGGCCTCGTGCAGCTCAGGAGGAAGCCCCGCCAGGGCGAGGTCGCATGCCTCGCTCGCGCTGTCGTGCTCGCGCTCGGCGTCCTCCCGCAACCGCAGTGCCGGTGCCACGCGTTCGGCCTTCCGACCCCGTTGCATACGGGTGTGCAGCGCCTCGCGCTCCGGTCGGCGTGCTTCCAGGGCCTCCTTGCGGCGCTGCGCGTCGTCGTACCGCTGCTGAAGCCGGTGCATTTCACGCTCGGCGTCCAGCGTGTGGCGCGCGGCGGCCTGCCGGCTCTCCGCGGCGGACAGCGCGCAGTCGGCGATGTCCTGGCGCTCCCTGGCCCCCGCGCGAGCGACCGCCGCCCAGGCGAGCACGGCACCGGCGAGGCCCGGGTCTCCCGGCTGCTGCTGCGGCAGCGGCCAGTCGCCCGCCGCGGCGCCTGCCTCCTGCTCCATCTTGTGGGCGATGGCGAGGAGTCGCTCGTCCCCGGCCTTCACCTGTTGTTCCGCGGCGCGGCGCTGTTCGGCGAGCCGTTCCTCGACGGCGGCGAAGCGGCGGGTGTCGAAGAGCCGGCCCAGCAGCTTGCCGCGGGCCTCGGCGTCCGCGCGCAGGAAGCGGGCGAAGTCGCCCTGCGGCAGCAGCACCACCTGGCAGAACTGGTCGCGGCTCATGCCGACGAGCTGGGTGAGCTCCTCGCCGATCTCCTGGTGGGACCGGCTCAGCGCCCGCCACTCGCCGCTCTGCGCGTCGTACTCGCGCAGCCAGCTCTGTGCGCGCTCGGTGGTGAACCCCTTCCCGTTCTTCTTCGGCCTGAGCTGGGCGGGGCGTCGGCGGATCTCCAACCGCCGCCCGCCGACGGTCAGTTCGAGCAGGACCTCGGTGAAGGTGCCGGCCACGGCGTGGTCGCTGCGCAGCGAGGCTCCCGGACTCTGCCGAGCCCCGGGCACCGCGCCGTACAGCGCGAAGCAGACGGCATCGAGCACGGAGGTCTTGCCCGCGCCGGTCGGCCCGTGGAGCAGGAAGATCCCGGCGGCGGACAGGGTGTCGAAGTCGACCTCCTGGTCGGCGCCGAAGGGGCCGAAGGCGGTGACGGTCAGCCGGTGCAGCCTCACCCGGCCACCTCGCGCACGCTGATCTCCACACGGACGTCGTCGAACGCTCCGCGCAGCACCGTGCGCTCGCGCTCGTCGGGCCCGCTGCCCCGGACATGAGCCACGAAGTCCTCCGCGATCTCCTGGTCGCTGCGTCCCTTCAGCCGCTCGGCGTACGAGGCGACGGTGTCCTCCTCGGCGCGCTCGGGTTCGAAGACGAGGCTCAACGCGTACGGGAAACGCTCGGCGAGGCGTGCCATCGGGTCGGCGGGGCGCACCGGGTCGGTGAGCGTGGCCTCGACGAAGGACTGCTCGTGGCCGGCGAGCGCCGGGTCGTCGAGCAGGTCGTCCAGCCGTCCGCGCAACCGCGCGAGGGGCCGCGGGACGGGGCAGTCGACGCGCTCGGCGTCGATCTCACCGGCAGCGCCGAGGTCGACGAGCCACATGGTCTTGCGGTGGGACGCTTCGGAGAAGGAATAGGCGAGCGGCGAACCGGAGTAGCGCACGCGCTCGGTGATGGTCTGGGCGCCGTGCAGATGCCCGAGCGCGGCATAGTCGACACCGTCGAACACCCCGGCCGGCACCGCCGCGACCCCGCCGACGGTGATGTCCCGTTCGCTGTCGCTCTCCTGGCCGCCGGCGACGAACGCGTGCGCCAGCACCAGCGAGCGCGTACCGGCCGGACGGGTCGCGAGGTCGGCCCTGACCCGGTCCATCGCCGCACCGACGACGGCCTCGTGGTGCGTCTTGTCGGTCTTGAACTCGTCCTTCACCAGGGCCGGTTCCAGATACGGCAGGCCGTAGCAGGCGACCTCGCCATGGTCGTCGGCGAGGACCACGGGGGTGTCGCAGCCCGCCGGGTCGGTACGCAGATGTATCCCGGCCCGCTCGATGAGCCCGGCCCCCACCCCGAGACGGCGGGCGGAGTCATGGTTCCCGGAGATCATGACGGTCGGCACGCCGACGGCCGCCAGCCGGTGCAGCGCGTCGTCGAACAGCTCGACGGCGGTGAGCGGCGGCACTGCCCGGTCGTACACGTCTCCCGCCACCAGCACCGCGTCCACGTCGCGTTCGCGAACCGTCGCCACCAGGTGGTCGAGGAACGCGGCCTGGGCGTCGAGCATGCTCACCCGGTGGAGCGAGCGCCCCAGGTGCCAGTCCGACGTATGCAGGAA is a genomic window containing:
- a CDS encoding SMC family ATPase — protein: MRLHRLTVTAFGPFGADQEVDFDTLSAAGIFLLHGPTGAGKTSVLDAVCFALYGAVPGARQSPGASLRSDHAVAGTFTEVLLELTVGGRRLEIRRRPAQLRPKKNGKGFTTERAQSWLREYDAQSGEWRALSRSHQEIGEELTQLVGMSRDQFCQVVLLPQGDFARFLRADAEARGKLLGRLFDTRRFAAVEERLAEQRRAAEQQVKAGDERLLAIAHKMEQEAGAAAGDWPLPQQQPGDPGLAGAVLAWAAVARAGARERQDIADCALSAAESRQAAARHTLDAEREMHRLQQRYDDAQRRKEALEARRPEREALHTRMQRGRKAERVAPALRLREDAEREHDSASEACDLALAGLPPELHEAGAEQLSELERKLRQDLGGLDAARRAERRSEEIVRERADLDRQARADDGILQDAAAWLAGWESLRRGHQEQITAAQEAATAAEHLAGRLDPARRRLKAALERDRLAARAEGAAEHLRTAHERANSARERWLDLKERRLRGIAAELAAGLLPGEPCAVCGSPDHPDPARAGEGHVDRSAEESAYEGCTRADEAKADAKRELAVVRESLAAAREAAREGTSGAEDTASACAATDGGSAAVDPDVSELRTLVEELDHEYQQARRLASGMHAAREALDHAEREHQERLAAQQEAGVRAAARTSGREALDREQAALAGELARARGGEASVAAHAELLERRVRLLTAAAEAVRAVDLTAQRLKDADDRLADAAFRAGFDTPRAAADAMLSDAEHRDLQHRIDDGEREAAAVADRLAEPETHDAGGRPPADPESARAAHDTAERALRDATSVLAAARGRTAELGRLSRQAVTEVLRLGPLREEYDRVARLAGLTAGTSADNERKMRLESYVLAARLEQVAAAATARLQRMSAGRYTLVHSDARAGGRRSGLGLHVVDAWTGSERDTATLSGGETFFASLALALGLADVVTGEAGGVQLDTLFIDEGFGSLDEQTLDEVIDVLDSLRERDRSVGIVSHVPDLRRRIPTQLEVVKERNGSVVRLRTAPLSG
- a CDS encoding exonuclease SbcCD subunit D, which translates into the protein MRFLHTSDWHLGRSLHRVSMLDAQAAFLDHLVATVRERDVDAVLVAGDVYDRAVPPLTAVELFDDALHRLAAVGVPTVMISGNHDSARRLGVGAGLIERAGIHLRTDPAGCDTPVVLADDHGEVACYGLPYLEPALVKDEFKTDKTHHEAVVGAAMDRVRADLATRPAGTRSLVLAHAFVAGGQESDSERDITVGGVAAVPAGVFDGVDYAALGHLHGAQTITERVRYSGSPLAYSFSEASHRKTMWLVDLGAAGEIDAERVDCPVPRPLARLRGRLDDLLDDPALAGHEQSFVEATLTDPVRPADPMARLAERFPYALSLVFEPERAEEDTVASYAERLKGRSDQEIAEDFVAHVRGSGPDERERTVLRGAFDDVRVEISVREVAG